A genomic stretch from Prochlorococcus marinus str. MIT 9312 includes:
- a CDS encoding precorrin-6A/cobalt-precorrin-6A reductase: MQNQENCYENVWILSGTSDGPVMASRLLDLNYSVFASVLTYRAAQAYIENPKLHIITGKLNDKDEIINFIKKNKIKCVVDATHAFAVIISENLNKACKEINVPLLVFERKSLMNNSSNINYIDGLKDINKGDLKNKNILLAIGSRFLNDTAEYYMNCEANVFTRVLPTYESITKAFGSCIKNSNIAILEPRKNEEGFLEKKLCNFWRIDYVLCRESGSYSQKNWESIISGSKMKLFLVKRPKFKNDNSYSFYQYGNLIDHIKNIEV; the protein is encoded by the coding sequence ATGCAGAATCAAGAAAATTGCTACGAAAATGTTTGGATCCTATCAGGAACTTCTGATGGACCTGTAATGGCTAGTAGGCTTCTTGATCTTAACTATTCAGTTTTTGCAAGTGTTTTAACTTATAGAGCGGCTCAAGCTTATATTGAAAATCCAAAGTTACATATCATTACAGGTAAATTAAATGATAAAGACGAAATTATTAATTTCATAAAAAAAAATAAAATCAAATGCGTTGTAGATGCTACTCATGCGTTTGCCGTAATAATTTCTGAGAATCTAAATAAAGCATGTAAAGAAATTAATGTACCTCTTCTAGTATTTGAGAGAAAATCTCTAATGAATAACTCTAGTAATATTAATTATATTGATGGTTTAAAGGACATAAATAAAGGTGATCTAAAAAATAAGAACATTCTTCTCGCAATAGGATCAAGATTTCTTAACGATACTGCTGAATATTATATGAATTGTGAAGCAAACGTCTTTACAAGAGTACTCCCAACCTATGAAAGCATAACCAAAGCTTTTGGATCATGTATAAAAAATTCAAATATAGCGATACTTGAACCAAGGAAAAATGAGGAAGGCTTTTTAGAAAAAAAACTTTGTAATTTCTGGAGGATAGATTATGTACTATGCAGAGAATCTGGAAGTTATTCTCAGAAAAACTGGGAAAGTATTATTTCTGGAAGTAAGATGAAGTTATTTTTGGTTAAAAGGCCAAAATTTAAAAATGATAATTCTTACTCTTTCTATCAATACGGAAATTTGATAGATCACATAAAAAATATTGAAGTTTAA
- a CDS encoding inorganic diphosphatase, which translates to MANLNQPPSRVTPNLLHILNAFTDNSNSIVNTIVELNSNTINKYELITETGHLKLDRVGYSSLAYPFAYGCIPRTWDEDGDPLDVEIVGVTEPLIPGSIVEARIIGVMKFDDGGEVDDKVIAVLADDKRMDHISSFEDLGEHWIKETKYYWEHYKDLKKPGTCTVNGFFGIKEAVKVIKDCEDRYKKEIDPKLIN; encoded by the coding sequence ATGGCAAATCTTAATCAACCCCCAAGTAGGGTTACACCAAATTTATTGCATATACTAAATGCTTTCACTGATAACTCAAATTCAATAGTAAATACTATCGTTGAATTAAATTCTAATACGATAAATAAATATGAATTAATTACAGAAACGGGTCATCTTAAACTTGATAGAGTTGGTTATTCTTCTCTCGCCTATCCCTTTGCTTATGGATGTATACCGAGGACATGGGATGAAGATGGAGATCCACTTGATGTGGAAATTGTTGGCGTAACTGAGCCATTGATACCTGGATCTATAGTGGAGGCACGGATTATTGGGGTGATGAAATTTGATGATGGTGGAGAGGTAGATGATAAGGTTATAGCAGTTCTGGCAGATGATAAAAGAATGGATCATATCTCAAGTTTTGAAGACCTTGGAGAGCATTGGATAAAAGAAACAAAGTATTATTGGGAACATTATAAGGATCTAAAAAAACCTGGGACATGTACTGTAAATGGTTTTTTCGGGATAAAAGAAGCTGTTAAAGTAATTAAAGATTGCGAAGATAGATATAAAAAGGAAATTGATCCTAAATTAATTAATTAA
- a CDS encoding adenosine kinase — translation MRTSFRHFEQNKIVDLVGLGNAIVDIIVNTEDEFLEINNLEKGSMNLINSDQSQTLLNNCKVIKQISGGSSANTVVCLAELGNDVQFIGRVKNDQFGNFFSSDIKKSKTTFNTPPTEEGAATAHSIILITPDAQRTMCTYLGASIEFEPKDIDFSVLKESKYLYLEGYLWDSELAKNAFLKAAQIAKLSNTKIILSLSDSFCVDRHRESFLELIDNYVDIVFCNESEVLSLFKKDKLANCQGDLSSLCELVVVTLGRNGSLIINKNDVEVIKSITTEKIIDTTGAGDIYAGGFIHGLINNYSLKKCGEIGSICAGQIITQLGSRSNIDLKKLIS, via the coding sequence ATGAGGACATCTTTTAGACATTTTGAACAAAATAAAATAGTTGACCTTGTTGGTTTGGGCAACGCAATAGTAGATATTATTGTCAATACTGAAGATGAATTTCTTGAGATCAATAATTTAGAGAAAGGATCAATGAATCTCATTAATTCTGATCAATCCCAGACATTGTTAAATAATTGCAAAGTTATCAAACAAATATCAGGGGGGTCCTCAGCAAATACGGTTGTATGTTTAGCAGAATTAGGTAATGATGTGCAGTTTATTGGAAGGGTGAAAAATGATCAATTTGGCAATTTCTTTTCTTCTGATATAAAAAAAAGTAAAACTACATTTAATACTCCACCAACTGAAGAAGGGGCGGCAACAGCTCATTCAATTATTTTGATTACTCCTGATGCTCAAAGAACTATGTGCACTTACTTAGGAGCATCAATAGAGTTTGAACCAAAAGATATTGATTTTAGTGTACTCAAAGAAAGTAAATACTTGTATTTAGAAGGTTATTTATGGGACAGCGAATTAGCTAAAAATGCTTTTCTTAAAGCCGCTCAAATTGCAAAACTATCTAATACAAAAATAATCCTTTCATTGTCTGATTCATTTTGTGTAGATAGACATCGAGAGAGTTTCTTGGAATTAATTGATAACTATGTAGATATAGTTTTTTGTAATGAATCTGAAGTTTTAAGTCTATTTAAAAAGGATAAATTAGCAAACTGCCAAGGAGACCTCTCGTCCTTATGTGAATTAGTCGTAGTAACTCTAGGTAGAAATGGTTCTCTAATAATTAATAAAAATGATGTCGAAGTAATTAAGTCAATAACGACAGAGAAGATTATTGATACTACAGGAGCGGGAGATATTTATGCCGGAGGATTTATTCATGGATTAATAAATAATTATTCCCTCAAAAAATGTGGAGAGATAGGCTCAATTTGTGCAGGGCAAATAATTACACAATTAGGATCTAGATCCAATATTGATCTTAAAAAATTAATAAGCTAG
- a CDS encoding DUF2854 domain-containing protein — translation MKKYLSPGNLIVTTGGILAFVGMTAYFTDSVNLSVPTFFYGVPIFLIGLGLKTSEIPPAELFDKANFTTNRFNRPKELTALVKDVTRWRYGIKAHLESSLESLNLWNEDNPPQLKEIEEITKEEKNGLRMRFELNAVPIERWIEKQERLNRFFVKGLESEFIIDDNKKEFDFILFY, via the coding sequence ATGAAGAAATACTTATCGCCTGGAAACTTAATCGTAACAACTGGAGGTATATTAGCTTTTGTTGGAATGACTGCTTATTTTACAGACTCAGTAAACTTAAGTGTACCTACTTTTTTTTATGGAGTACCTATTTTTCTAATTGGATTAGGTTTAAAGACTTCAGAGATACCTCCTGCAGAATTATTTGACAAGGCGAATTTTACGACAAATAGATTTAATAGGCCAAAAGAATTAACAGCACTAGTTAAAGATGTTACTAGATGGAGGTATGGGATAAAGGCTCATCTTGAGTCTTCATTAGAATCTTTAAATTTGTGGAACGAGGATAATCCTCCTCAACTAAAAGAAATAGAAGAAATTACAAAGGAAGAGAAAAATGGTCTCAGAATGCGTTTTGAATTAAATGCTGTTCCAATAGAAAGATGGATTGAGAAACAAGAAAGATTAAACAGGTTTTTCGTTAAAGGTCTTGAATCAGAATTTATCATCGACGATAATAAAAAAGAATTTGATTTTATTCTCTTTTATTAA
- the hemC gene encoding hydroxymethylbilane synthase, translated as MTNFKLKIASRRSKLAMVQTLWVKDQLEKNIPNLEVSIEAMATQGDKILDVALAKIGDKGLFTKELEAQMLVGQADIAVHSLKDLPTNLPSGLKLGCITKREDPADALVVSKKNDCYKLETLPAGSIVGTSSLRRLAQLRNKYPHLNFKDIRGNVITRIEKLDAGEFDCIILAAAGLKRLGFESRIHQIIPNEISLHAVGQGALGIECKSDDKKVLEIISVLEDKPTSQRCLAERAFLRELEGGCQVPIGVNSSIQNEQLYLTGMVASLDGERLIKDQYIGNIDDPEQVGKELAKKLKLQGADKILSEIFEQFREN; from the coding sequence ATGACTAATTTTAAACTTAAAATAGCTAGTAGAAGAAGTAAACTAGCCATGGTACAAACTTTATGGGTTAAAGATCAACTAGAAAAAAATATTCCCAATTTAGAGGTATCCATAGAAGCCATGGCAACTCAAGGTGACAAAATTCTTGATGTAGCCCTAGCAAAAATAGGTGACAAGGGCTTATTCACAAAAGAACTTGAAGCACAAATGCTTGTAGGCCAAGCAGATATAGCAGTACATTCTCTAAAAGATTTACCAACAAATTTGCCTAGTGGCCTTAAATTAGGATGCATCACAAAAAGAGAAGACCCCGCAGATGCTTTAGTAGTAAGCAAAAAAAATGATTGCTATAAATTAGAAACTTTACCTGCAGGTTCAATTGTGGGGACAAGCTCTCTTAGAAGACTCGCACAATTAAGAAATAAGTACCCACATCTTAACTTCAAGGATATCAGAGGAAATGTTATTACAAGAATAGAAAAATTAGATGCAGGAGAATTTGATTGCATAATTCTTGCTGCCGCTGGTTTAAAAAGATTAGGCTTTGAATCAAGAATTCATCAGATCATACCAAATGAAATTTCCCTTCATGCCGTTGGACAAGGAGCACTAGGAATTGAATGTAAATCTGATGATAAAAAAGTTTTAGAAATTATAAGTGTCTTAGAAGATAAACCCACTAGTCAAAGATGTCTAGCAGAAAGGGCTTTTTTAAGAGAACTTGAAGGAGGATGCCAAGTTCCAATAGGCGTAAATAGTAGTATTCAAAATGAACAACTTTACCTTACTGGAATGGTAGCCTCTCTTGATGGAGAAAGGCTGATTAAAGATCAATATATTGGCAATATTGATGATCCTGAACAAGTAGGCAAAGAACTAGCTAAGAAACTAAAGCTCCAAGGGGCTGACAAAATACTGAGCGAAATCTTTGAACAATTTAGGGAGAACTGA
- the cutA gene encoding divalent-cation tolerance protein CutA: protein MEVIVMITTESSKTNALRLAKLLIQKKLAACVSMKQISSIYKWNDDIEETKEFEITIKSKPEFKDDLIDFLHKFSTYDIPQIIYKKYHSEIKYYEWMNKTI from the coding sequence ATGGAAGTAATAGTCATGATCACAACTGAATCAAGTAAAACAAATGCTTTGAGACTGGCTAAGTTACTAATACAAAAAAAGCTCGCGGCTTGTGTTTCTATGAAGCAAATTTCTTCAATTTATAAGTGGAATGATGATATTGAAGAAACTAAGGAGTTTGAAATAACAATAAAAAGCAAACCAGAATTTAAAGATGATTTAATTGATTTCTTACATAAATTTTCAACATATGATATTCCTCAAATTATTTACAAAAAATACCATTCTGAGATTAAATATTATGAATGGATGAATAAGACTATTTAA
- the priA gene encoding replication restart helicase PriA, translating to MKPASNQLLNISCKLEILLDIGSSNDSFYYLDGNNLGVEVGDIVIVKLRGRLLNGLVISKENFSSMNKDEANNTAGRSIRYLFVEGILQKKIIDDCWSEWIESLASFYMVSNLKMFKTAFPPGWIGKYKKIPQGLKDQIWIETKKKFDIKKNELTNKEFLLIDTLPEKGNWQSELIKSGFNYTLIKSLVSRNYLVKSKRKKTINTKFNFFVNDHIATKKPNLTNEQKIAFQEFQTMKPGDALLLWGETGSGKTEVYMRISEYQLLKKKSCLILAPEIGLIPQLIDRFSKRFNNVVCEYHSNCSSSHRTLVWKKIISANEPLIVIGTRSSIFLPIKNLGLIIMDEEHDVSYKQDSPMPCYDAREIAIDIVKRNSAKLILGSATPSMKTWKKCIFEKNFKLVRMIQRISSKEAPEIRIIDMRDEFKKGNMKILSNELLQLIPQLRLKNEQAIILIPRRGHSGFLSCRNCGYLVNCPNCDVPLSVHLGSQGKKWLSCHWCDHKSRLINRCPDCNSNAFKPFGIGTQRVIEFLNAEFPDLRVLRFDRDTTSGKDGHRDILSKFSRGDADILVGTQMLAKGIDIPNITLSVVIAADGLLHRPDISAEEKALQLFLQLAGRAGRAQKKGKVIFQTYKPNHPVISYLQKRDYERFLIENSNLRKDANLFPFCKICLLKLSGENYELTESIAIKLAKYLLNFCEKNNWKLIGPAPSLIAKVGKKFRWQILIHGPEGSKIPLPERSLLWKLIPKNVFLIIDVNPAEL from the coding sequence TTGAAGCCGGCAAGTAATCAGTTATTAAATATCTCTTGTAAATTGGAAATTTTGCTTGATATAGGTAGTAGTAATGATAGCTTTTACTACTTAGATGGAAATAATCTTGGGGTAGAAGTTGGGGATATAGTAATTGTGAAACTAAGAGGGAGATTATTGAATGGGTTAGTGATCTCCAAAGAGAACTTTTCGTCAATGAATAAAGATGAAGCAAATAATACTGCAGGAAGAAGTATAAGATATTTGTTTGTTGAAGGTATTTTGCAGAAAAAAATAATTGATGACTGTTGGAGTGAATGGATAGAGTCCCTAGCTTCTTTTTATATGGTTAGTAATTTAAAAATGTTTAAAACGGCATTTCCGCCAGGCTGGATTGGTAAATATAAGAAAATTCCTCAAGGTTTAAAAGATCAAATATGGATTGAAACCAAAAAAAAATTTGATATAAAAAAAAATGAATTGACCAATAAAGAATTTTTATTAATAGATACTTTGCCCGAAAAAGGTAATTGGCAAAGTGAGTTAATAAAGTCTGGTTTTAATTACACTCTAATTAAGTCACTGGTTAGTAGAAATTACCTGGTTAAATCTAAAAGAAAAAAAACAATAAATACTAAATTTAATTTCTTTGTAAATGATCATATTGCAACGAAGAAACCAAATCTTACAAATGAGCAAAAAATTGCATTTCAGGAATTTCAAACAATGAAACCTGGAGATGCGTTACTCCTATGGGGCGAAACAGGTTCAGGTAAAACAGAAGTTTATATGAGAATTTCTGAATATCAATTACTTAAGAAAAAAAGTTGTTTGATACTTGCACCAGAAATCGGACTTATTCCTCAACTTATTGATAGATTTAGTAAGAGATTTAATAATGTTGTTTGCGAATATCATAGTAACTGTTCTTCTAGTCATAGAACTTTAGTTTGGAAGAAAATTATTAGTGCTAATGAACCTCTAATAGTAATAGGAACGAGGTCCTCAATTTTTCTTCCAATTAAAAATCTAGGATTAATAATAATGGATGAAGAACATGATGTTTCATATAAACAAGATAGCCCTATGCCTTGTTATGACGCAAGAGAGATTGCTATTGACATAGTAAAAAGGAATTCTGCAAAGCTAATTTTGGGGAGTGCAACCCCATCAATGAAGACTTGGAAAAAGTGTATTTTCGAAAAGAATTTTAAGTTAGTACGAATGATTCAAAGGATATCAAGCAAAGAGGCGCCTGAAATAAGAATTATCGATATGCGAGATGAATTTAAGAAGGGAAATATGAAAATTTTATCCAATGAATTATTACAATTGATTCCCCAACTACGCTTAAAGAATGAGCAGGCAATAATTTTGATCCCTAGAAGGGGGCATAGTGGGTTCTTGAGTTGTAGAAATTGCGGATATTTAGTTAATTGTCCAAACTGTGACGTTCCTTTATCGGTACATCTCGGTTCACAAGGAAAAAAATGGTTAAGCTGTCATTGGTGTGATCATAAATCGAGACTGATCAATCGTTGCCCAGATTGTAATTCAAATGCCTTCAAACCTTTTGGGATAGGGACACAAAGAGTTATAGAGTTTTTAAATGCAGAATTTCCTGACTTAAGAGTACTTCGCTTTGATCGAGATACAACCTCAGGAAAGGATGGTCATAGAGATATTCTTTCAAAGTTTTCTAGAGGTGATGCTGATATTCTTGTTGGGACTCAAATGTTAGCAAAAGGGATTGATATCCCTAATATTACTCTTTCAGTAGTTATTGCAGCAGATGGATTGCTTCATCGTCCAGATATTTCGGCAGAAGAAAAAGCATTACAATTGTTTTTACAATTAGCTGGCAGGGCAGGCAGGGCTCAAAAAAAAGGAAAAGTTATTTTTCAAACATATAAACCTAACCATCCTGTAATTTCATATCTTCAAAAAAGAGATTATGAAAGATTTTTAATTGAAAATTCGAACTTGAGAAAAGATGCTAATTTATTTCCATTTTGCAAAATTTGCCTTCTTAAATTATCAGGGGAAAACTATGAATTAACTGAATCTATTGCAATAAAATTAGCAAAATATCTACTGAATTTTTGTGAGAAAAATAACTGGAAATTAATTGGCCCTGCTCCTAGTTTAATTGCTAAAGTCGGGAAAAAATTTAGATGGCAGATATTAATACATGGGCCTGAAGGCTCAAAAATACCTTTGCCTGAAAGATCATTATTATGGAAACTTATTCCAAAAAATGTTTTTTTAATAATTGATGTTAATCCAGCAGAGTTGTAA
- a CDS encoding single-stranded DNA-binding protein, with amino-acid sequence MNHCLIQAVINSAPQMRYTQENQTPIAEMIVNFKGLRSEDPARELKILGWGNIAQEMIEELKEGQNIVIEGRLRMNSVTRKDGTKEKQPELTASKIHKITPVDIIKTDQEENNGSFDKKENAKNSSWDSSPLVPQVDEIPF; translated from the coding sequence ATGAATCATTGTTTAATTCAAGCGGTAATTAATAGCGCTCCCCAAATGAGGTATACGCAAGAGAACCAGACTCCAATTGCAGAAATGATTGTTAATTTTAAAGGATTACGTAGTGAAGATCCAGCTAGAGAACTCAAGATTTTAGGTTGGGGAAATATTGCTCAAGAAATGATAGAAGAACTAAAAGAGGGGCAAAATATAGTTATTGAAGGACGTCTTAGAATGAATTCAGTTACTAGAAAAGATGGAACTAAAGAAAAGCAACCAGAACTAACAGCTTCAAAGATTCATAAAATAACGCCAGTTGACATTATTAAAACTGATCAAGAAGAAAATAATGGATCATTTGATAAGAAAGAAAACGCCAAGAATTCTAGTTGGGATAGCTCACCTTTAGTGCCGCAAGTTGACGAAATACCTTTTTAA
- the rpoD gene encoding RNA polymerase sigma factor RpoD, whose protein sequence is MCPVAADSKNSKPSSKKKINKKINSNLETVVEENSNINSENLKESSYSNESSLENNNEFSDSEDADKGLGNIKLGPKGIYTEDSIRVYLQEIGRIRLLRPDEEIELARKIADLLQLEELATQYESEKGHFPSVREWAELIDMPLSKFRRRLLLGRRAKEKMVQSNLRLVVSIAKKYMNRGLSFQDLIQEGSLGLIRAAEKFDHEKGYKFSTYATWWIRQAITRAIADQSRTIRLPVHLYETISRIKKTTKVLSQEFGRKPSEEEIAESMEMTIEKLRFIAKSAQLPISLETPIGKEEDSRLGDFIEADIENPEQDVSKTLLREDLEGVLATLSPRERDVLRLRYGIDDGRMKTLEEIGQIFDVTRERIRQIEAKALRKLRHPNRNGVLKEYIK, encoded by the coding sequence ATGTGTCCAGTAGCAGCAGATTCAAAGAATTCCAAGCCTAGCTCAAAAAAAAAGATTAACAAAAAAATTAATTCCAATTTAGAAACAGTGGTTGAAGAAAATAGTAATATCAATAGTGAAAATTTAAAGGAATCTTCTTATTCAAACGAAAGCAGCTTAGAAAACAATAATGAATTTAGTGATTCTGAAGATGCAGATAAGGGCCTTGGGAACATAAAGCTTGGGCCAAAAGGTATATACACCGAAGATTCAATAAGAGTTTACCTGCAAGAAATTGGAAGAATTAGACTTTTAAGACCAGATGAAGAAATTGAACTTGCAAGAAAAATTGCTGACTTACTCCAATTAGAAGAACTGGCAACTCAATATGAGTCAGAAAAAGGCCATTTCCCTTCTGTTAGAGAATGGGCAGAATTAATAGATATGCCTCTTTCCAAATTTAGAAGAAGACTACTTTTAGGAAGAAGAGCTAAAGAAAAAATGGTTCAATCAAATTTAAGATTAGTTGTTTCCATTGCTAAAAAATATATGAATAGAGGTTTATCATTCCAAGATTTAATACAAGAAGGAAGTTTGGGTTTGATCAGGGCAGCAGAAAAATTTGACCATGAAAAAGGTTATAAATTCTCTACTTATGCTACTTGGTGGATTCGCCAAGCCATTACTAGAGCAATCGCAGACCAAAGTAGGACTATTAGATTGCCAGTTCATTTATACGAGACAATATCCAGAATTAAAAAAACCACAAAAGTTCTCAGCCAAGAATTCGGAAGGAAACCCAGTGAAGAAGAAATAGCTGAGAGTATGGAAATGACAATTGAAAAATTAAGATTTATAGCTAAAAGTGCTCAGTTACCTATTTCTTTAGAAACTCCAATAGGCAAAGAAGAAGACTCAAGACTTGGAGACTTTATAGAGGCTGATATAGAAAATCCAGAGCAAGATGTGTCTAAAACTTTATTAAGAGAAGATTTAGAGGGAGTCCTAGCAACTCTAAGTCCAAGGGAAAGAGATGTTCTTAGATTGAGATACGGAATTGATGATGGAAGAATGAAAACTCTTGAAGAAATTGGACAGATATTTGATGTAACTCGAGAAAGAATTAGACAAATAGAAGCAAAAGCCCTAAGAAAACTTAGACATCCAAATCGAAATGGGGTTTTAAAAGAATATATAAAATAA
- a CDS encoding DUF3153 domain-containing protein: MKTYEQVLETAELALAKGEYHYCIEFLLTRIDSFPLSSKEGVNLRTILITALCGTNKKVEAKRFCKELLKSYDNKTRENAKYLMEVIDSPDIKKPENWNVQFESYPSQNKKSLNSLRKKREVLEKKKFINVTDTPTGETKPFQKGFSLIIFLILLLLIPLLSGCVKVEDTLDLSELDSITNNLVIESKYIKKFPWQIKFEEKMKNIFPDAEIGQEESTFSMKNKNLDLENTKQVLKIIQNTGGELAGASTNIEINSTQKNFIFFKKYFYKVDLDLNSIQGIDNLELIFKIIHPNKANLTGKNNSNLEITRNLIIWNLNQGQINTLEFSFWSLNKLLIGISIILIIIILAYSLRFYRFKLGTDLPQLPSK; encoded by the coding sequence ATGAAAACTTATGAGCAAGTTTTAGAAACAGCAGAACTTGCTTTAGCTAAAGGTGAGTATCATTATTGTATTGAATTTCTTTTGACAAGAATCGATTCATTTCCTTTATCAAGTAAAGAGGGAGTAAATTTAAGAACAATTTTAATCACCGCTCTTTGTGGTACAAATAAAAAGGTGGAGGCAAAAAGATTTTGTAAAGAACTTCTAAAATCTTACGATAATAAGACGAGAGAAAATGCAAAATATTTGATGGAAGTCATAGATTCACCTGACATTAAAAAACCAGAAAATTGGAACGTTCAGTTTGAAAGCTACCCATCACAAAATAAAAAATCTCTTAACTCGCTTCGCAAAAAAAGAGAAGTATTGGAGAAAAAAAAATTTATCAATGTTACTGATACTCCAACTGGTGAAACAAAACCCTTTCAGAAGGGCTTTTCACTGATCATTTTTTTAATACTATTATTATTAATTCCACTCTTAAGTGGCTGCGTTAAAGTTGAGGATACTCTTGATCTTAGTGAACTTGATTCAATAACTAATAATCTAGTGATAGAAAGTAAATACATTAAAAAATTCCCTTGGCAAATAAAATTTGAAGAGAAAATGAAAAATATTTTCCCTGACGCAGAAATTGGACAAGAAGAATCAACTTTCTCTATGAAAAATAAAAATCTAGATCTAGAGAATACAAAGCAAGTTCTTAAAATAATCCAAAATACTGGAGGAGAGTTAGCGGGAGCATCAACAAATATAGAAATTAACTCTACTCAAAAAAACTTTATTTTTTTTAAAAAATACTTTTATAAGGTGGATTTAGATCTTAATTCAATTCAAGGTATTGATAATTTAGAACTCATTTTCAAAATCATTCACCCTAATAAAGCTAACCTTACTGGTAAAAATAATTCAAATTTAGAAATCACAAGGAATTTGATAATCTGGAATTTAAATCAAGGGCAGATTAATACTCTCGAATTTTCTTTCTGGAGCTTGAACAAACTTTTAATTGGGATATCTATTATTTTAATAATTATAATATTAGCTTATTCATTAAGATTCTATAGATTTAAATTAGGTACAGATTTACCTCAACTTCCATCAAAATAA
- the argB gene encoding acetylglutamate kinase — translation MNDSQRVSILSEALPYIQSFSGRKIVIKYGGSVMENDNLKKAFFRDIALLSSVGVCPIVIHGGGPEINNWLKKLEISPKFENGLRITDQKTMDIVEMVLMGRVNKQIVKGVNKTGSLAVGISGLDGNLIQSRELGDGSHGLVGEVTKINPEILDPLISKGYIPIISSIGSTMEGISHNINADFVAGEIAAAINAEKLILLTDTQGILKEKDNKNSLVEKMNLKEARNFIDKKIVTEGMIPKTECCIRALAQGVKAAHIIDGRIEHSLLLEIFTNSGIGTMIVA, via the coding sequence ATGAATGATTCTCAAAGAGTATCAATATTAAGCGAAGCACTTCCATATATACAAAGTTTCTCAGGTAGAAAAATTGTTATCAAGTATGGAGGTTCTGTTATGGAAAATGATAATTTAAAAAAGGCTTTTTTTAGAGATATAGCACTTTTGTCAAGCGTGGGAGTGTGTCCCATAGTAATTCATGGCGGAGGTCCCGAGATTAATAATTGGCTAAAGAAATTAGAAATATCTCCTAAATTTGAAAATGGATTAAGAATTACTGATCAAAAAACAATGGATATTGTTGAAATGGTCCTAATGGGCAGGGTCAACAAACAAATTGTAAAAGGTGTTAACAAAACTGGATCCCTAGCTGTGGGAATATCAGGTCTTGATGGAAACTTAATTCAATCCAGAGAATTAGGAGATGGGAGCCATGGGTTAGTGGGAGAGGTCACAAAAATTAATCCTGAAATATTAGATCCTCTTATTTCTAAAGGATATATCCCTATTATTTCTAGTATTGGATCAACCATGGAAGGTATTTCGCATAATATCAATGCAGATTTTGTCGCTGGAGAAATTGCTGCCGCAATAAATGCAGAAAAACTTATTCTTCTTACTGATACACAAGGCATTTTAAAAGAAAAAGATAACAAAAATAGTCTCGTTGAAAAAATGAATCTTAAAGAGGCAAGAAATTTTATTGATAAAAAAATTGTCACTGAAGGGATGATTCCAAAGACGGAATGCTGCATAAGAGCTTTAGCTCAAGGAGTCAAAGCAGCTCACATAATCGATGGACGAATAGAACATTCATTACTACTTGAGATTTTTACAAATTCCGGAATAGGCACAATGATAGTTGCTTAA